From Triticum urartu cultivar G1812 chromosome 2, Tu2.1, whole genome shotgun sequence, a single genomic window includes:
- the LOC125537090 gene encoding peptidyl-prolyl cis-trans isomerase CYP63-like has protein sequence MPKFKKNLNPQVFLEISIDGRPAERITFQLFADVVPKTAENFRALCTGEKGLGESTKKPLYFKGTHIHRIIPGFMAQAGDFSGGDGRGGESIYGGKFPDENFKLKHDQPGILSMANSGENTNGSQFFITFKAVPHLDGKHVVFGKVLNGKALLKKLEALGSESGKPTCPVKIVDCGEASNIDTQNQLHGEKEKKLKRAVEYNNSDAGGRVKTKKTSSVDKRRKRRKNYSSDSYSSETSDSQSYSSDSGSESQSYSSASSDTSSSSDHRHKRRKGSKKVKRKPAKRKSSHKKSKSKSRGTKRSKRSYGSSSDASKSSSTSSDNESAGRRTKHPLKKDEENTKIINLEIGKSLEYADKGKQTVAGSKPLYKDESWADDRVGTQNSEDRSSKFRDDTNPIRADTTLSKADGNITAVAAGAGISEAGAERNPLSNKPVPTNGQDLAMGSTEDGRVRKGRGFTQKYSFARRYRTPSPECSHVRSSYYGGRNDRWNNFNRYGRNGLYGARSPVRRYQGSPRASSSLRYTRRDRSRSRSRSPVRCRDGGGRHRRPSPRRSHSPAEQHKRDAAYRPRSGRGGGGGPSAANGGRSRSRSKNRDASRSRSPNAAPAKRLSSKYNRRRSSSSRSSSPSCSKGGLVSY, from the exons ATGCCCAAGTTCAAGAAGAATCTGAACCCTCAGGTCTTCTTGGAAATATCCATCGATGGGCGACCTGCCGAGAGAATCACGTTTCAG CTCTTTGCTGATGTAGTTCCGAAGACGGCAGAGAACTTCCGAGCGCTTTGTACTG GTGAGAAAGGCCTCGGAGAATCTACGAAGAAGCCACTTTATTTTAAAGGAACACACATCCATCGCATTATCCCAGGATTTATGGCTCAG GCTGGTGATTTTTCCGGAGGAGATG GACGTGGTGGAGAGAGCATATATGGTGGAAAATTTCCAG ATGAAAACTTCAAGTTAAAGCATGATCAACCTGGTATTCTTTCCATGGCAAACTCTGGAGAAAACACCAATGGATCCCAATTTTTTATAACATTCAAGGCTGTGCCACATCTTGATGG CAAACATGTGGTCTTTGGGAAGGTCCTTAATGGAAAAGCTTTGCTTAAGAAGCTTGAAGCACTGGGTTCTGAATCTGGAAAACCTACATGTCCAGTGAAAATTGTAGACTGTGGTGAAGCCTCTAACATAGATACTCAGAATCAGCTACATGGAGAGAAAG AAAAGAAGCTTAAAAGGGCAGTAGAATATAATAACTCCGATGCTGGAGGGAGGGTCAAAACCAAAAAAACATCCAGCGTGGATAAACGAAGGAAAAGAAGAAAGAACTACTCTTCTGATTCATATAGCTCAGAAACTTCTGACTCGCAGTCCTATTCCTCAGATAGTGGTTCGGAGTCACAATCATACTCTTCAGCATCATCCGATACTAGCTCATCTAGTGACCATAGGCACAAGAGAAGAAAAGGTTCTAAGAAAGTGAAACGAAAGCCTGCAAAGAGGAAGAGCAGCCATAAGAAGAGTAAGAGCAAGAGTAGAGGAACAAAAAGATCCAAGCG GAGCTATGGGAGCTCAAGTGATGCTTCAAAAAGCTCGAGCACCAGTTCTGACAATGAAAGTGCAGGCCGCCGTACCAAGCATCCATTGAAGAAAG ACGAAGAAAATACCAAAATAATAAATTTGGAGATAGGAAAATCCTTGGAATATGCAGATAAAGGCAAACAAACGGTTGCGGGAAGTAAACCGTTATACAAAGATGAAAGTTGGGCTGATGACAGGGTCGGGACTCAAAATTCCGAAGATAGATCTAGTAAATTCAG GGATGATACCAACCCCATCAGGGCTGATACAACTCTGTCAAAGGCAGATGGCAACATCACTGCTGTTGCTGCAGGGGCTGGCATATCTGAAGCTGGTGCAGAAAGGAACCCCTTGAGCAATAAACCAGTACCCACCAATGGCCAAGATTTAGCTATGGGCTCTACAGAGGATGGACGTGTCAGGAAAGGGCGTGGTTTTACGCAGAAGTACTCATTTGCACGTCGATACCGAACACCGTCTCCAGAGTGTTCACATGTTCGTTCTAGCTACTATGGAGGAAGAAATGATAGATGGAATAACTTCAATAG GTATGGAAGAAATGGTCTTTATGGTGCACGATCGCCGGTGAGGAGATACCAAGGTTCCCCAAGAGCTAGTAGCTCACTGAG GTACACAAGGAGAGACCGAAGCAGGAGCAGGTCACGCAGTCCAGTGAGATGCCGTGACGGTGGAGGAAGACATCGCCGCCCTAGCCCAAGACGCAGCCATAGCCCCGCAGAACAACATAAACGTGATGCGGCCTACAGGCCTCGATCAGgtcgtggtggtggtggtggcccCTCTGCTGCTAATGGAGGAAGATCAAGATCCAGGTCCAAGAACCGTGATGCCTCGAGGTCCAGGTCTCCTAATGCTGCCCCAGCCAAAAGGTTGAGCTCAAAGTATAACCGCAGGCGCAGCAGCAGCTCAAGATCCAGTAGCCCCTCTTGTAGTAAAGGTGGTTTGGTGTCATACTGA